The Flavobacterium faecale genome has a segment encoding these proteins:
- a CDS encoding VWA domain-containing protein, producing MKSLKLLSLAIAMLFSVLTFGQEITITGTITDESKLPLPGAAITAKGTKTNATADLNGNYTITAQINGALVFSYIGYNSKTIKINNKKTINVQLDPSDAKLEEVVVVGYGSHKRKEVTGAVSIVRNNEYKNYSPNMVSDALQGRVAGVQITQTNNSPSQIVIRGAASINKNQPLYVVDGVPYASEPKINPQDIESVDILKDAGAAAIYGNRSSNGVIIISTKNQQYKGLSEKELKKELDKLKVSPTPTPIPNQEDYDSFVENQFESPKNAPLSTFSIDVDNASYTNIRRMINNGQAVPKDAVRIEEMMNFFKYNYPQPKTEHPFSINTEYSNCPWNPKHQLLKIGLQGKNIPTDDLPASNLVFLIDVSGSMSDANKLPLLKQSFKILVNELRKEDKVAIVVYAGAAGLVLPPTAGDQKRTIMNALDKLQSGGSTAGGAGIELAYNTAAENFIKGGNNRVILATDGDFNVGSSGNKEMETLIEEKRKSGVFLTCLGYGMGNYKDSKMEILANKGNGNYAYIDNIQEANRFLSKEFKGSMFAIAKDVKIQIEFNPKHVQSYRLIGYENRKLRPEDFKNDAIDAGELGSGHTVTALYEIIPTGLESEYVVSDLKYSQTTTSNPTFNNELATIKFRYKKPEGEKSIEMVETIGNQIMKNASSDFKFAASVAWFGLQLRDSKLVSNKDLEAIETLASTGLSDDKGGYRAEFIRLIEAVQ from the coding sequence ATGAAAAGTCTAAAACTTCTTTCATTAGCCATTGCTATGCTTTTTTCTGTCCTAACTTTTGGGCAAGAAATCACGATTACCGGAACAATAACCGACGAGTCAAAACTACCTTTACCGGGTGCTGCCATCACTGCAAAAGGAACCAAAACCAATGCCACTGCCGATCTTAACGGAAATTACACTATCACCGCTCAAATTAATGGCGCACTTGTATTTAGTTATATTGGCTATAATTCGAAAACTATAAAGATCAACAACAAAAAAACAATTAATGTCCAACTAGATCCTTCGGATGCTAAATTAGAAGAAGTTGTAGTCGTAGGTTATGGATCCCACAAGAGGAAAGAAGTAACCGGTGCGGTATCAATCGTTCGTAATAATGAGTATAAAAACTATAGCCCAAATATGGTTTCAGATGCTTTACAAGGACGTGTTGCGGGAGTGCAAATCACTCAAACTAACAATTCCCCTTCTCAAATCGTAATAAGAGGAGCGGCATCTATAAATAAGAACCAGCCGTTGTATGTAGTTGACGGTGTTCCGTATGCAAGCGAACCAAAAATAAATCCGCAAGATATTGAATCGGTGGATATTTTGAAAGATGCTGGTGCGGCGGCGATTTACGGAAATAGAAGTTCAAATGGTGTGATTATAATTTCGACCAAAAACCAACAATACAAGGGGTTAAGTGAAAAAGAGTTGAAAAAAGAACTTGACAAGTTGAAGGTCTCGCCTACACCAACACCGATTCCGAATCAAGAAGATTATGACAGTTTTGTCGAAAATCAATTTGAATCGCCAAAAAATGCGCCGCTTTCAACTTTTTCTATTGATGTGGACAATGCCTCGTACACCAACATACGCCGCATGATCAACAATGGACAAGCGGTTCCTAAAGATGCTGTGCGCATTGAAGAGATGATGAATTTCTTTAAATACAACTATCCGCAGCCTAAAACTGAACATCCGTTTTCGATCAATACCGAATACAGTAATTGTCCATGGAACCCTAAACACCAGTTATTGAAAATAGGTTTGCAAGGGAAAAACATTCCGACCGACGATTTGCCCGCGTCTAACTTAGTTTTTTTGATTGATGTTTCGGGCTCAATGAGTGACGCCAACAAATTACCTTTATTGAAACAGTCTTTCAAAATTTTGGTAAACGAATTACGCAAAGAAGACAAAGTGGCAATCGTAGTTTATGCAGGCGCAGCGGGATTGGTTTTGCCTCCTACAGCGGGAGATCAAAAACGTACTATTATGAATGCCCTTGACAAATTACAATCAGGAGGAAGTACTGCTGGTGGTGCCGGAATTGAGTTGGCGTACAATACCGCAGCTGAAAACTTTATCAAAGGAGGAAATAACAGAGTAATTCTAGCAACAGACGGAGATTTTAACGTGGGAAGTTCCGGAAATAAAGAAATGGAAACTTTGATCGAAGAGAAAAGAAAATCAGGCGTATTCTTGACGTGTTTAGGATATGGAATGGGAAATTACAAAGACAGCAAAATGGAAATTTTGGCCAACAAAGGCAACGGAAACTATGCGTACATTGACAACATACAAGAGGCGAACCGTTTTTTGAGCAAAGAATTTAAAGGCTCCATGTTTGCCATTGCCAAAGATGTCAAAATTCAAATTGAATTCAACCCAAAACACGTACAATCCTACCGATTAATTGGGTATGAAAACCGAAAACTGCGTCCAGAAGATTTTAAAAATGACGCTATTGATGCCGGTGAACTTGGGAGTGGGCATACCGTAACGGCATTGTACGAAATCATACCAACTGGATTAGAGAGTGAGTACGTAGTTTCAGATTTAAAATATTCGCAAACTACAACTTCTAATCCTACCTTTAATAATGAACTAGCCACAATCAAATTTAGATATAAAAAACCAGAAGGTGAAAAAAGTATCGAAATGGTTGAAACCATCGGTAACCAAATAATGAAAAATGCCTCATCTGACTTTAAATTTGCAGCATCTGTGGCGTGGTTTGGCTTACAACTACGAGATTCAAAATTAGTTTCAAATAAAGATCTTGAAGCGATAGAAACTTTGGCGTCAACAGGATTATCAGATGACAAAGGAGGTTATCGAGCAGAATTTATTCGATTAATTGAAGCTGTTCAATAA